A window of Rubricoccus marinus contains these coding sequences:
- a CDS encoding Gfo/Idh/MocA family protein, with protein MSASAPTSSSDPGLTGRPMPALRRPLPDPPEARVGIALVGLGAYALNQIAPNLANTQHARLAAVVSGNAEKAQAVARAYGLEDSHVYSYDDFDRIAEDETVDAVYVILPNAFHRAWTERAFAAGKHVLCEKPMAGTVEDCRAMIAAGEAAGKKLMIAYRAQFDPYNRRAIDLVQGGEIGEPRLIMADHHRLLKLDELRDQWRAQKDLASGGSLYDIGIYSVNGARYLLGEEPTEVTATYLERSDREEVSVEEGVEWQMTFPSGARALCSSGYRADQAKRIHVQGASGELTLDPATDYYERNLTVKTEEGTREITIPDSNQFAAMLDEMALAVKEDREPATPGAEGLRDVEIMQAIYRAAETGDAVAV; from the coding sequence ATGTCCGCCTCCGCTCCGACTTCCTCCTCCGATCCCGGCCTTACCGGCCGCCCGATGCCGGCGCTGCGCCGCCCGCTCCCCGATCCGCCAGAGGCCCGGGTCGGCATCGCGCTCGTGGGGCTGGGGGCGTACGCGCTGAACCAGATCGCGCCCAACCTCGCGAACACGCAGCACGCGCGGCTCGCCGCCGTCGTGAGCGGCAACGCGGAGAAGGCGCAGGCCGTGGCCCGGGCCTATGGCTTGGAGGACTCCCACGTGTACAGCTACGACGACTTCGACCGCATCGCGGAGGACGAGACGGTCGACGCGGTGTACGTCATCCTGCCCAACGCCTTCCACCGCGCCTGGACAGAGCGCGCCTTCGCGGCGGGCAAGCACGTCCTCTGCGAGAAGCCGATGGCCGGAACGGTGGAAGACTGCCGCGCGATGATCGCCGCGGGCGAAGCGGCGGGCAAGAAGCTCATGATCGCCTACCGCGCGCAGTTCGACCCGTACAACCGCCGCGCCATCGACCTCGTGCAAGGCGGCGAGATTGGCGAGCCGCGCCTGATCATGGCCGACCACCACCGCTTGCTCAAGCTGGACGAGCTCCGTGACCAGTGGCGGGCGCAGAAAGACCTGGCCTCTGGCGGCTCGCTCTACGACATCGGGATCTACTCCGTTAACGGCGCGCGCTACTTGCTGGGCGAGGAGCCGACCGAGGTAACGGCGACGTACCTGGAGCGCTCGGACCGGGAGGAGGTGAGCGTCGAGGAAGGCGTCGAGTGGCAGATGACGTTTCCCTCGGGCGCCCGCGCGCTGTGCTCCTCCGGCTACCGCGCGGACCAGGCCAAGCGGATCCACGTGCAAGGCGCCTCTGGCGAACTCACGCTGGATCCCGCGACGGACTACTACGAGCGCAACCTGACGGTCAAGACCGAGGAGGGCACGCGCGAGATCACGATCCCGGATTCCAACCAGTTCGCGGCCATGCTGGACGAGATGGCGCTCGCAGTCAAAGAGGACCGCGAGCCCGCCACACCCGGCGCCGAAGGGCTCCGCGACGTGGAGATCATGCAGGCTATTTACCGAGCCGCCGAGACCGGGGACGCCGTGGCGGTGTAG
- a CDS encoding PP2C family protein-serine/threonine phosphatase, protein MPADRFDDLPLDPEGAAQALLLSLMARLLTPRGLAALADDSGGLRVVAARGLDGLEAGTLIADGGPGTLRPHGIALALPLRHGGETVGLVALGDKATATAYEAGEIAIARSLASACAASIRAAQAAGALADANRRLASRAQELSTLFELAQAFGAALDRDAVLRRLGFALMGQLVVSRAAVALTEPDGSLAIAGSWGGAPASGEVPARLLALAAPEAYCADGWAWAVPLRAGEVARGVILLGPRASGAGLDGTASAFAASLAALAVGALETADRVAERIEAERIESEMQLARQVQESLLPTDLPTIGGLDVAARWRPSKGVSGDAYDVAALANGEMLVAVADVVGKGIPAALLMATLQASIHTMRDDLASGFGLARATSRLNRLLCDGTEIDQFVTFAWALVDPAGGVVRSVTAGHPAPRLVKASGEIARLDVGGPLLGVLADAPYAQLETPFEPGDALVLFSDGVSEARHGDEEFGDHALDAALDALAGQPAESIVDRLGAAVLDYADEIDDDLTLVAVRRTPLAEQ, encoded by the coding sequence ATGCCCGCCGACCGCTTCGACGACCTCCCGCTCGACCCCGAGGGTGCAGCCCAGGCGCTGCTGCTCTCGCTCATGGCGCGCCTGCTCACGCCGCGAGGGCTCGCCGCGCTGGCAGACGATAGCGGCGGCCTCCGCGTCGTCGCCGCCAGAGGCCTGGACGGGCTCGAAGCGGGCACCCTGATCGCGGACGGCGGGCCGGGCACGTTGCGCCCGCACGGGATCGCGCTGGCGCTGCCGCTGCGCCACGGCGGCGAGACGGTGGGGCTCGTCGCGTTGGGGGACAAAGCGACGGCGACGGCCTACGAGGCGGGTGAAATCGCCATCGCGCGGTCGCTGGCGAGCGCGTGTGCGGCGTCCATCCGCGCGGCCCAGGCCGCCGGCGCCCTGGCCGACGCGAACCGTCGGCTGGCAAGCCGCGCCCAGGAACTGAGCACGCTGTTCGAGCTCGCCCAGGCCTTTGGCGCCGCCTTGGACCGCGACGCCGTGCTTCGCCGGCTGGGCTTTGCGCTGATGGGGCAACTCGTCGTCTCGCGCGCCGCCGTCGCGCTTACCGAGCCCGACGGCTCGCTCGCCATCGCGGGCTCGTGGGGCGGCGCCCCCGCCTCTGGCGAGGTCCCGGCGCGGCTCCTCGCGCTCGCGGCACCCGAGGCGTACTGCGCCGACGGCTGGGCGTGGGCCGTCCCGTTGCGTGCAGGCGAGGTCGCCAGAGGCGTGATCCTGCTCGGGCCGCGGGCCTCTGGCGCGGGGCTGGACGGGACCGCATCGGCGTTCGCAGCGTCGCTGGCGGCGCTCGCCGTAGGTGCGTTGGAAACGGCGGACCGTGTGGCAGAGCGGATTGAGGCGGAGCGGATCGAGAGCGAGATGCAGCTGGCGCGGCAGGTGCAAGAGTCGCTGTTGCCAACCGACCTGCCGACGATTGGCGGTCTGGACGTGGCGGCGCGGTGGCGCCCCAGCAAAGGCGTCTCCGGCGACGCCTACGACGTGGCGGCGCTCGCCAACGGCGAGATGCTCGTCGCCGTGGCGGACGTCGTCGGCAAGGGCATCCCGGCGGCGCTGCTCATGGCGACGCTCCAGGCCAGCATCCACACCATGCGCGATGACCTCGCGAGCGGTTTCGGCCTCGCGCGGGCGACCTCGCGGCTCAACCGGCTGCTCTGCGACGGGACCGAGATCGACCAGTTCGTCACCTTCGCGTGGGCGCTCGTGGATCCCGCCGGAGGCGTCGTCCGCTCCGTGACGGCCGGGCACCCGGCACCGCGGCTGGTCAAGGCCTCTGGCGAGATCGCGCGGCTGGACGTCGGCGGCCCGCTGCTTGGCGTCCTCGCAGACGCGCCATACGCGCAACTCGAGACGCCGTTTGAGCCCGGCGACGCGCTCGTGCTGTTCTCGGACGGCGTGAGCGAAGCGCGGCACGGCGACGAGGAGTTCGGCGATCACGCGCTGGATGCCGCGCTGGATGCGCTCGCGGGCCAGCCCGCCGAGTCCATCGTGGACCGCCTGGGCGCCGCGGTCCTGGACTACGCGGACGAGATCGACGACGACCTCACGCTCGTGGCCGTCCGGCGGACGCCTCTGGCGGAGCAATAG
- a CDS encoding putative sugar nucleotidyl transferase: MTLCLFEDAPVAHLAPLALTRAVYDLRIGARTLLESAVAAFAPQTLALHARETVLGVTLEEHPEAVPLAAVTGGVLLVNGRWRARGGETVDRIREGARGDAKVWAQGDDLLAIWLPSPPADPTNLFVLPEGVERHEVSGETVVSRLWHLVEDVPARIAEDLEEMGGLGTHEGADVHPAAVLASGERIHLASGVRIAPGAVLDATSGPIRLEQGAALEANAVVAGPCWIGQGATVKALCRIDGSAIGERSKVGGEVHASVLHSLSNKGHDGYLGNSYLGRWCNLGADTNTSNLRNDYGEVSLYDAVEGRDAKTGSQFIGLVMGDHSKCAINTAFNTGTVVGVACNLFGAEFMPRYVPSFSWGGASRRVEYRPSKALRVAEAVMARRDRDLTPEARKMLLAVHEATAPDRA; this comes from the coding sequence ATGACCCTCTGCCTCTTCGAGGACGCCCCCGTCGCCCACCTCGCGCCTCTGGCGCTGACGCGCGCGGTCTACGACCTCCGCATCGGCGCGCGCACGCTGCTGGAAAGCGCCGTCGCGGCCTTCGCCCCTCAGACGCTCGCGCTGCACGCGCGTGAAACCGTGCTCGGCGTCACGCTGGAAGAGCACCCGGAGGCCGTGCCTCTGGCGGCAGTCACGGGCGGCGTGCTCCTCGTCAACGGACGGTGGCGCGCGCGCGGGGGCGAAACCGTAGACCGCATCCGCGAGGGCGCCAGAGGCGACGCCAAGGTGTGGGCGCAGGGCGACGATCTGCTCGCGATCTGGCTTCCCAGCCCGCCGGCGGACCCGACCAACCTGTTCGTGCTGCCCGAAGGCGTGGAGCGCCACGAGGTCAGCGGTGAGACGGTCGTCTCGCGGTTGTGGCACCTGGTGGAAGACGTGCCGGCACGCATCGCGGAGGACCTGGAGGAGATGGGCGGTCTGGGCACGCACGAGGGCGCCGACGTTCATCCCGCGGCCGTTTTGGCCTCTGGCGAGCGCATCCACCTCGCCTCAGGCGTGCGGATCGCGCCGGGCGCGGTCCTGGATGCGACAAGCGGGCCGATCCGGTTGGAGCAAGGCGCCGCATTGGAGGCCAACGCCGTTGTGGCGGGGCCGTGCTGGATCGGTCAGGGCGCGACGGTCAAGGCGCTGTGCCGGATCGACGGCAGCGCGATCGGTGAGCGCAGCAAGGTCGGCGGCGAGGTCCATGCGAGCGTGCTCCACAGCCTGAGCAACAAGGGGCACGACGGCTACCTCGGCAACTCGTACCTCGGCCGCTGGTGCAACCTCGGCGCCGACACCAACACGTCCAACCTCCGCAACGACTACGGCGAGGTCTCGCTGTACGACGCCGTGGAAGGCAGGGACGCCAAAACGGGGAGCCAGTTTATCGGCCTCGTCATGGGCGACCACTCTAAGTGCGCCATCAACACCGCGTTCAACACCGGGACGGTCGTCGGCGTGGCGTGCAACCTCTTCGGGGCGGAGTTCATGCCGCGCTACGTGCCGTCGTTCTCGTGGGGCGGCGCCTCGCGGCGCGTGGAATACCGCCCCTCCAAAGCGCTCCGCGTGGCTGAGGCGGTCATGGCCCGCCGCGACCGAGACCTCACGCCAGAGGCCCGGAAGATGCTCCTCGCCGTCCACGAAGCGACGGCGCCCGACCGCGCCTAA
- a CDS encoding T9SS type A sorting domain-containing protein, translating into MIRTLFLLVVLFCALPGAAQETFSVTLTERSDLVNAPALHSGAVAEHEGLWLFVGGRTQNQSGEGGGLHGFGADAFPREYENGDVIVYDRATDTRWSASLDGLPDAIADPLRSTNGQFLARGDSLIVVGGYGHSEAAGGKITFGTMTVIDVPGIIGAVMGARDLAPHIRQPLADEAMLKVAGGHLVNLASEPALVGGNRFDGEYGGAFTQEYTESVRVLKLDGDDLGGVDEFTDAELHRRDGNAAPMVLDGGAIGVGIYGGVFHPQTNQAYLKPMMLSTSGVTQEADFEQHVGHYTSPVLPMYSLERGEMSTVFFGGINAFTWDDASGDWMAVGNPPFIPFTNDIGVVSRRDGEWSERRLGVRMPLACDSGTRCTTLRGTNAAFFLDPALAFYADDIVDFDALPAGETRIGWIVGGIAAGSGSFGQTWASERVLEVAVTKTATPSTETGAPLAFRLGNPVPNPTRTGTRLDLTVDAPEAIRAEVFSVTGRRVAVLHDGSLAPGTHALTWDAAGVAPGLYLVRVTGADGASASRQVMLTR; encoded by the coding sequence ATGATCCGCACCCTTTTTCTCCTTGTGGTTCTTTTCTGCGCGCTCCCGGGAGCGGCGCAGGAGACCTTCTCGGTCACGCTTACCGAGCGCTCGGACCTCGTCAACGCTCCGGCGTTGCACTCCGGCGCCGTTGCCGAGCACGAGGGGCTCTGGCTCTTCGTGGGAGGGCGCACTCAGAACCAAAGTGGTGAAGGAGGGGGGCTGCACGGCTTCGGCGCTGACGCCTTTCCACGCGAGTACGAGAACGGCGACGTTATCGTGTACGACCGCGCGACGGACACGCGGTGGAGCGCGAGCCTGGACGGTCTGCCCGACGCCATCGCGGACCCGCTGCGCAGCACGAACGGGCAATTCCTCGCCAGAGGCGACTCTCTGATCGTCGTCGGTGGCTACGGCCACAGCGAGGCGGCCGGCGGCAAGATCACGTTCGGCACGATGACCGTGATCGACGTGCCCGGAATCATCGGCGCGGTCATGGGCGCGCGCGACCTCGCGCCGCACATCCGGCAGCCTCTGGCGGACGAGGCCATGCTCAAGGTGGCCGGTGGTCACCTAGTGAACCTGGCGAGCGAGCCGGCGCTCGTGGGCGGCAACCGCTTTGACGGGGAGTACGGCGGCGCGTTTACGCAGGAGTACACGGAGTCCGTCCGCGTGCTCAAGCTCGACGGCGACGACCTCGGCGGCGTGGACGAGTTCACCGACGCGGAGCTTCACCGCCGCGACGGCAACGCGGCCCCAATGGTGCTAGACGGCGGCGCGATTGGCGTCGGCATCTACGGCGGCGTCTTCCACCCGCAGACGAACCAGGCGTACCTCAAGCCGATGATGCTCAGCACCTCTGGCGTGACGCAAGAGGCCGACTTCGAGCAGCACGTGGGGCACTACACCTCGCCCGTGTTGCCGATGTACAGCCTGGAGCGCGGCGAGATGAGCACGGTCTTTTTCGGCGGCATCAACGCGTTCACGTGGGATGATGCCTCTGGCGACTGGATGGCGGTCGGCAACCCGCCCTTTATCCCGTTCACGAACGACATCGGCGTGGTCTCGCGGCGCGATGGCGAGTGGAGCGAGCGACGCCTGGGCGTGCGGATGCCTCTGGCGTGCGACTCCGGCACCCGCTGCACCACGCTCCGCGGCACCAACGCCGCGTTTTTCCTCGACCCCGCGCTCGCGTTCTACGCCGATGACATCGTGGACTTCGACGCGCTTCCTGCGGGCGAGACCCGCATCGGGTGGATCGTCGGCGGCATTGCGGCGGGCTCGGGCAGCTTTGGCCAGACGTGGGCGTCCGAGCGCGTCCTCGAAGTCGCGGTCACCAAAACGGCCACGCCGAGCACGGAGACCGGCGCGCCTCTGGCGTTCCGCCTGGGCAACCCGGTGCCCAACCCAACGCGGACCGGCACGCGCCTGGACCTCACCGTGGACGCGCCAGAGGCCATCCGCGCCGAGGTGTTCAGTGTGACCGGCCGCCGTGTGGCCGTCCTTCACGACGGGTCTCTGGCGCCAGGCACGCACGCGCTCACCTGGGACGCCGCAGGCGTGGCGCCCGGCCTCTACCTCGTCCGCGTCACGGGCGCGGACGGCGCGAGCGCGAGCCGCCAGGTGATGCTCACGCGGTGA
- a CDS encoding SPFH domain-containing protein: MGLMDRLRNELIDVIEWTDDSRDTIVWRFPRHGNEIKSGAMLTVREGQTAVFVDEGQLADVFTPGTYKLTTANMPILTTLESWKYGFESPFKAEVYFVNTRRFTNQKWGTKNPIMLRDPEFGPTRLRAFGTFTFRVTDADTFLTEVVGTSGDVSTPEVTDHIRNLVVSRFTEALGEAKLAALDLAANYSELGGALGGKMEESMEAYGVELKDLVVENISLPPEVEKAMDERTSMGVIGNLGAYTQFQTAKAMEAAASNPGGGAAAAGVGLGAGMAMAQGMAGSFMQPQGQQQASGATPPPPPPAAPSFHVSKDGQTAGPFTMDQLKAQAASGELTRESHVWREGMDGWKTAGEVEAMQPVFGAVPPPPPAA, translated from the coding sequence ATGGGACTCATGGACCGGCTCCGCAACGAGCTCATCGACGTCATCGAGTGGACCGATGACAGCCGCGACACCATCGTGTGGCGGTTTCCGCGCCACGGCAACGAGATCAAGTCCGGCGCGATGCTGACGGTCCGCGAGGGCCAGACGGCCGTGTTCGTGGACGAAGGCCAACTCGCCGACGTGTTCACGCCCGGCACATACAAGCTGACCACGGCCAACATGCCGATCCTGACGACGCTCGAGAGCTGGAAGTACGGCTTCGAGAGCCCGTTCAAGGCCGAGGTCTACTTCGTCAACACGCGGCGGTTTACCAACCAGAAGTGGGGCACGAAGAACCCCATCATGCTCCGCGACCCGGAGTTCGGCCCGACGCGCCTGCGCGCCTTCGGCACGTTCACCTTCCGCGTGACGGACGCGGACACGTTCCTGACCGAGGTCGTGGGCACGAGCGGCGACGTGAGCACGCCAGAGGTTACGGACCACATCCGTAACCTCGTCGTCTCTCGCTTTACTGAGGCCCTCGGCGAGGCCAAGCTGGCCGCGTTGGACCTGGCCGCCAACTACTCCGAGCTCGGCGGCGCACTGGGCGGCAAGATGGAGGAATCCATGGAGGCCTATGGCGTCGAGCTGAAGGACCTGGTGGTGGAGAACATCTCGCTCCCGCCAGAGGTGGAGAAGGCAATGGACGAGCGCACCAGCATGGGCGTGATCGGCAACTTGGGCGCGTACACGCAATTCCAGACCGCGAAGGCGATGGAGGCTGCGGCGTCCAACCCCGGCGGAGGCGCCGCCGCCGCGGGCGTCGGCCTGGGCGCAGGGATGGCGATGGCTCAGGGCATGGCGGGGAGCTTTATGCAGCCACAAGGCCAGCAGCAAGCCTCTGGCGCCACGCCGCCGCCCCCTCCTCCTGCGGCCCCGAGCTTCCACGTCAGCAAAGATGGCCAGACCGCCGGCCCGTTCACAATGGATCAGCTCAAAGCGCAAGCGGCCTCAGGCGAACTGACGCGCGAGAGCCACGTGTGGCGCGAGGGGATGGACGGCTGGAAAACGGCGGGCGAGGTCGAGGCCATGCAGCCCGTCTTCGGCGCCGTGCCTCCGCCGCCGCCCGCTGCATAG
- the speD gene encoding adenosylmethionine decarboxylase — protein MAVDPRSSVDALQRTSVGARLASPAFGALSEGETNPAPTKPLSPLAPEASASQPAGGHHLLVDFWVADAEPLRRVATWETLLPDACREAGATVLGGRFHQFEPEGVTGIVLLAESHASLHTWPEAGLVTLDVFTCGALDAHAIVDRIRDALAPVRERITAVDRGDRAPDAARSARGPASGEALPNSASGVPSP, from the coding sequence ATGGCAGTAGATCCTCGGTCTTCAGTGGATGCCCTCCAGCGCACCTCCGTAGGGGCGAGGCTCGCCTCGCCCGCATTCGGAGCGCTGAGCGAGGGTGAGACAAACCCCGCACCTACCAAACCGCTCTCGCCTCTGGCGCCAGAGGCAAGCGCGAGCCAACCGGCCGGAGGCCACCACCTGCTCGTCGATTTCTGGGTGGCCGACGCGGAGCCGCTGCGCCGCGTGGCGACGTGGGAGACGCTGCTGCCGGACGCCTGCCGCGAGGCGGGCGCAACCGTGCTCGGCGGGCGCTTCCACCAGTTCGAGCCCGAAGGGGTAACCGGCATCGTCCTCCTGGCCGAGTCGCACGCGAGCCTCCACACGTGGCCCGAAGCCGGGCTCGTGACGCTGGACGTGTTCACCTGCGGCGCGCTCGATGCGCACGCCATCGTAGATCGCATCCGAGACGCCCTCGCGCCCGTACGTGAGCGCATTACCGCCGTCGACCGGGGCGACCGTGCCCCCGACGCCGCGCGCAGCGCCAGAGGCCCGGCCTCTGGCGAAGCCCTGCCAAACAGCGCCTCTGGCGTACCCTCTCCGTAA
- a CDS encoding phosphoribosylanthranilate isomerase: protein MRTRLKVCCIVSVAEARLAIAHGADAVGLVSAMPSGPGIIPDETCAAIARAAPPPVASVLLTSRTEASGVAEQAERIRPSAVQLVDGAASPEAHEALRRLGIHAIQVVHVEDETALPLAQEAARTASAVLLDSGRPSEGVLGGTGERHDWNISREIIAALEIPVFLAGGLTPANAPEAIQRVRPFALDVCSGVRTAGALDPTKLDAFARAMASA, encoded by the coding sequence GTGAGAACGCGCCTGAAGGTTTGCTGCATCGTGAGTGTTGCCGAAGCGCGCCTCGCCATCGCGCACGGCGCCGACGCGGTTGGGCTCGTCTCGGCGATGCCGAGCGGGCCGGGCATCATCCCGGACGAGACATGCGCCGCTATCGCGCGCGCCGCCCCGCCACCGGTCGCGAGCGTGCTGCTGACGAGCCGAACCGAGGCCTCTGGCGTCGCGGAACAGGCTGAGCGCATCCGCCCGAGTGCGGTCCAACTCGTGGACGGCGCAGCATCGCCAGAGGCTCACGAGGCGCTACGCCGGCTCGGCATCCACGCGATCCAAGTGGTCCACGTCGAGGACGAGACCGCGCTGCCTCTGGCGCAAGAGGCAGCGCGCACGGCCAGCGCGGTCCTGCTGGACTCCGGTCGCCCGTCCGAAGGCGTGCTCGGCGGCACGGGCGAGCGGCATGACTGGAACATCAGCCGCGAGATCATCGCGGCGCTGGAGATCCCGGTCTTTCTCGCGGGCGGGCTGACTCCCGCCAACGCGCCAGAGGCCATCCAGCGGGTTCGGCCGTTCGCGCTGGACGTGTGCTCCGGCGTGCGCACGGCCGGCGCGCTGGACCCTACGAAGCTGGACGCGTTCGCTCGCGCGATGGCGTCGGCGTAG
- a CDS encoding metallophosphoesterase family protein, with amino-acid sequence MRLGIVSDTHGYYDPELDDVLAPCDLILHAGDVGGDGKILDRLAEIAPVHAVWGNVDGRYIRERTEEHARFQAGGMRIWMTHIGGHPKRWAKGIGPALRSEWPDIFVCGHSHILRVERVPSLGGMLYINPGAAGRQGFHQVRTCLRLRVEGGKAMDAEVIHLGERHVAEKGIGS; translated from the coding sequence GTGCGCCTCGGCATCGTCTCGGACACTCACGGCTACTACGACCCCGAACTGGACGACGTGCTCGCGCCGTGCGACTTGATCCTCCACGCGGGCGACGTGGGAGGTGACGGCAAAATACTGGACCGGCTGGCGGAGATCGCGCCGGTGCACGCGGTCTGGGGCAACGTAGACGGGCGGTACATCCGCGAACGGACCGAGGAGCACGCGCGCTTCCAGGCGGGCGGGATGCGGATCTGGATGACGCACATCGGCGGGCACCCGAAGCGGTGGGCAAAAGGCATCGGGCCGGCGCTGCGCAGCGAGTGGCCGGACATCTTCGTGTGCGGCCACAGCCACATCCTGCGCGTGGAGCGCGTGCCGAGCCTGGGCGGGATGCTGTACATCAACCCCGGCGCGGCGGGCCGCCAAGGGTTTCACCAGGTGCGGACGTGCCTGCGGCTTCGCGTGGAGGGCGGCAAGGCGATGGACGCGGAGGTGATCCACCTCGGTGAGCGGCACGTGGCGGAGAAGGGGATCGGGAGCTAG
- the typA gene encoding translational GTPase TypA: MPQIRNVAIVAHVDHGKTTLVDALLQQSGTFSAHEVIQDRVMDSMDLEREKGITIMAKNTAVRFTPEAGDLAGEEMKINIIDTPGHADFGGEVERTLRMVDGIMLLVDAAEGPLPQTRFVLSKALALGLVPIVVINKIDRGDARAEEVLDEVYDLFIDLDADEHQLDFPVIYAVARDGECTTDLSEPLTDLRPIFEAIVETVPAPKGDPEASLQFLVTDVKPDAYLGPLAIGRIVNGTISTKQRVLLCGRDGTQKPAQVTQLFISEGLDRVPVESAPAGEVVYAAGLAGIGLGESVADAQDPQPLEPLAIDEPTLSMEFRINNSPFAGQDGKYVTSRNLRDRLMKEGEANLALRIEETDSPDRFLVFGRGELQMAILIEQMRREDYEFAVGMPQVITKQVNGKTHEPYEKAIIDVAEEFMGVVIETLGTRKGMMVGMKNNGSGRVRMTFEIPARGLIGYRTEFLTDTKGTGILTHLFDGYRPWAGPITHRATGAIVADRPGKVTGYTIINLQERGQLFVSPTDQVYNGMIVGENARDEDMEVNVTKEKKLTNHRAASADNFEKMNPAKKMSLEEAIEFIRDDELIEITPNHTRLRKRELDPHERKRAMVARKAEAKGD; the protein is encoded by the coding sequence ATGCCTCAGATCAGAAACGTCGCCATCGTCGCCCACGTCGACCACGGCAAGACCACCCTCGTCGACGCCCTGCTCCAGCAGAGCGGCACCTTTAGCGCCCACGAGGTGATCCAGGACCGAGTCATGGACTCGATGGACCTCGAGCGCGAAAAGGGCATTACGATCATGGCCAAGAACACGGCCGTCCGCTTCACGCCAGAGGCCGGGGACCTGGCGGGCGAGGAGATGAAGATCAACATCATCGACACGCCCGGTCACGCCGACTTCGGCGGCGAGGTGGAGCGCACGCTCCGCATGGTGGACGGCATCATGCTTCTCGTCGACGCCGCCGAGGGCCCGCTGCCGCAGACGCGGTTCGTGCTCAGCAAGGCGCTCGCGCTCGGCCTCGTGCCCATCGTGGTCATCAACAAGATCGACCGCGGCGATGCCCGCGCCGAGGAGGTGCTGGACGAGGTCTACGACCTGTTCATCGACCTCGACGCCGACGAGCATCAGTTGGACTTCCCCGTCATCTACGCCGTCGCCCGCGACGGCGAGTGCACGACGGACCTCTCGGAGCCGCTGACGGACTTGCGGCCCATCTTCGAGGCCATCGTGGAAACGGTCCCCGCGCCCAAGGGCGACCCGGAGGCGAGCCTGCAGTTCCTCGTGACGGACGTCAAGCCCGACGCCTACCTCGGGCCTCTGGCGATCGGCCGTATCGTCAACGGCACGATCAGCACCAAGCAGCGCGTGCTGCTGTGCGGGCGCGACGGCACGCAGAAGCCGGCGCAGGTGACGCAGCTGTTCATCTCCGAAGGCCTGGACCGCGTCCCGGTGGAGAGCGCGCCTGCCGGTGAGGTGGTCTACGCCGCAGGCCTGGCCGGCATCGGCCTGGGCGAGTCCGTAGCCGACGCGCAGGACCCGCAGCCGCTGGAGCCTCTGGCGATCGACGAGCCCACGCTCTCGATGGAGTTCCGCATTAACAACAGCCCGTTTGCGGGGCAGGACGGCAAGTACGTCACGAGCCGCAACCTCCGCGACCGCCTCATGAAGGAGGGCGAGGCCAACCTCGCGCTCCGCATTGAGGAGACCGACAGCCCGGACCGCTTCCTCGTCTTCGGACGCGGTGAGCTCCAGATGGCGATCCTCATTGAGCAGATGCGCCGCGAGGACTACGAGTTCGCCGTCGGCATGCCGCAGGTCATCACCAAGCAGGTGAACGGCAAAACGCACGAGCCGTACGAGAAGGCCATCATCGACGTGGCCGAGGAGTTCATGGGCGTCGTCATCGAGACGCTCGGCACCCGCAAGGGCATGATGGTCGGCATGAAGAACAACGGCTCCGGCCGTGTCCGCATGACCTTCGAGATCCCCGCCAGAGGCCTCATCGGCTACCGGACGGAGTTCCTCACCGACACGAAGGGCACGGGCATCCTCACGCACCTCTTCGACGGCTACCGCCCGTGGGCCGGCCCCATCACGCACCGCGCGACGGGCGCGATCGTGGCGGACCGCCCCGGCAAGGTGACTGGCTACACGATCATCAACCTCCAGGAGCGCGGCCAGCTCTTCGTGAGCCCGACGGATCAGGTCTACAACGGCATGATCGTCGGCGAGAACGCGCGCGACGAGGACATGGAGGTCAACGTCACGAAGGAGAAGAAGCTGACGAACCACCGTGCGGCGTCGGCGGACAACTTCGAGAAGATGAACCCCGCCAAGAAGATGAGCCTGGAGGAGGCCATTGAGTTCATCCGCGACGACGAACTGATCGAGATCACGCCCAACCACACCCGCCTCCGCAAGCGCGAGCTGGATCCGCACGAGCGCAAGCGCGCGATGGTGGCCCGCAAGGCGGAAGCCAAGGGCGACTAG